The proteins below are encoded in one region of Deltaproteobacteria bacterium:
- a CDS encoding hydrogenase 4 subunit F: protein MILLILLGISFFAAVILAFVGDRKYAPEINILGSAATFLAGVGLAVQVYRHGPIIAGNKFFFVDAFNVYLAVLTSFVSMTTAIFSRRYMRREREHGRVGHWGMRFYHAMFQLFIFAMLLALLTNNLGVLWIAMELATLSTVLLVSLYRTPTAIEAAWKYFILCGVGIALALFGTVLLYFAAEKVLGEGGEALLWTNLNQVKDKLEPTVLSLAFVFLMVGYGTKVGLVPLHNWLPDAHSEGPTPISAVLSGLLLNIALYALVRCKVLVDGATGTHQAGYIMMGFGLLSILVAAFSLLRQKDIKRMFAYSSIEHMGIATFAFGLGGPIATFGALLHMLMHSLTKSSIFFTVGHASQMHGTQEMSKIKGLIRGNPLVGWGLMLGVMAIAGMPPFGIFTSEFLILTATIKNAPFLAPFLLLGLAVTFAALFRRVQPMIAGEIPANQQFLKVAHLPVILHMVLVLIIGIYMPNFLAEWFNTAVALFK from the coding sequence CTGATACTTCTCATTCTATTAGGCATATCATTTTTTGCGGCGGTCATCCTTGCCTTTGTGGGCGACAGGAAATATGCGCCTGAGATAAACATCCTCGGCTCTGCCGCCACATTTCTGGCAGGGGTTGGTCTTGCGGTTCAGGTCTACAGGCACGGGCCGATAATAGCAGGCAACAAATTTTTTTTTGTTGATGCCTTTAATGTCTATCTCGCTGTTCTCACATCATTTGTATCAATGACAACCGCCATCTTCAGCAGGAGGTATATGCGCCGGGAAAGGGAACATGGCCGTGTTGGGCACTGGGGCATGCGATTTTATCACGCCATGTTCCAGCTTTTTATCTTTGCCATGCTTCTTGCGCTTCTTACAAACAATCTCGGGGTTTTATGGATAGCAATGGAGCTTGCCACCCTGTCCACTGTTCTTCTGGTCTCTCTCTACCGCACACCTACGGCGATTGAGGCTGCATGGAAATATTTTATCCTCTGCGGCGTAGGTATAGCCCTGGCGCTCTTCGGCACTGTTCTTCTCTACTTTGCCGCAGAAAAGGTTTTGGGCGAAGGCGGCGAGGCTCTTCTCTGGACAAACTTAAATCAGGTAAAAGATAAACTTGAGCCAACGGTTCTCTCGCTTGCCTTTGTATTCTTAATGGTTGGTTACGGCACAAAGGTGGGACTTGTCCCTTTACACAACTGGCTTCCTGATGCGCACAGCGAAGGCCCGACGCCAATCTCTGCTGTCCTCTCCGGATTATTGTTAAATATTGCCCTCTATGCGCTGGTGAGGTGCAAGGTTCTTGTTGACGGCGCTACAGGCACGCATCAGGCCGGCTATATAATGATGGGGTTTGGGCTTTTATCTATTCTTGTGGCCGCCTTTTCCCTTTTGAGGCAGAAGGATATAAAACGGATGTTCGCATATTCATCCATAGAGCATATGGGCATAGCAACCTTTGCCTTTGGTCTCGGCGGGCCCATAGCCACGTTCGGCGCATTACTGCATATGCTGATGCACAGCTTGACAAAATCATCCATATTTTTCACCGTAGGCCATGCCTCACAGATGCACGGCACGCAGGAGATGAGCAAGATAAAGGGTCTCATAAGGGGAAACCCGCTTGTTGGATGGGGGCTCATGCTCGGCGTTATGGCAATTGCCGGTATGCCGCCATTCGGTATATTTACGAGCGAATTTCTTATATTGACAGCAACCATAAAGAATGCGCCGTTTTTAGCGCCTTTTCTTCTTTTGGGGCTTGCCGTTACATTCGCAGCGCTTTTCAGAAGGGTTCAACCAATGATTGCCGGTGAGATTCCTGCAAACCAGCAGTTTTTAAAAGTCGCCCATCTGCCGGTGATTTTGCACATGGTATTGGTGCTTATCATTGGCATCTATATGCCAAATTTTCTGGCTGAGTGGTTTAATACTGCAGTGGCCTTATTTAAATAA